Below is a window of Gossypium hirsutum isolate 1008001.06 chromosome A12, Gossypium_hirsutum_v2.1, whole genome shotgun sequence DNA.
TTTGCCACTGAAATGATCATTGCAGTCGATCCTAGAATTTGTAAACAGTTTATCTCATTAACAAGTAACATGTTTTGCCTATTAAAAGTCAAAATCTACTGATCTTATTGCTGATGAATGTAACAATCTTTTGGAATTTTGTTATGGTTTATTAACAGGAAGTCAGCCGGTTGCTTCTGGGGCTGAATTGCGGGAAAACACTTGAAACTATTGTTCTACCTGAATCAGCTAAAGCCCTCTCTTCAAAACATGATTTTGATCTTCAGGTGCCTATTTATTTATCCAACATTACTGCATTATAACGATTCGTTGATATAGAGATCCATCATCTTAGCTCATCAATATTGGAAAACAATAACCACAAGGTTGGCCTGGCTGAAATCATAATACTTTTATAAAACAATCAAAGTGAAGGAACAATATATGTTTTGGACACGTTAGATATACAAGGCACTACCATGCATTTTGACTGCAATTGAAGATTATGTTAATCTTTAGGCAGGGTTAGTTAATCTATGTCATATGTTCTGATATTTGTATGGAATATTTTTCTTCCTCCATTTTCCCCCTTTTCCAGTTTCTAGTTCATACATTTGAACATTTGGTTATAATAGTTctaatgtaaaattttagtaCTACCAGAATCTCCTTGAAATatgttgattttcattcaatCCGCTCTTATCTAAGTGGTTGAAAAACATCCCTTTTCTCATTACAAAATTATTCTCTCACCGACCGGACCTGAGCATACTTGTAGCTATTATCTCCGTAGATTTTTGTCATTTCAATACAAGTATATTGTAGAAGGCAGTTATATGTGCTTTTTCATTTCAAATCGTTCCAGGCTTTCAAATTTTCTGCTGACCAAGAGTTGTTAAGAGAACCCCGGGTAGTAAGGGTCGGTCTTATTCAGAACTCCATTGCTCTCCCAACCACTGCTCCCTTTTCAGACCAGAAAAATGCTATCTTTGAGAAATTGGGACCAATAATTGATGCTGCTGGTGCTTCAGGAGTCAACATACTATGCTTGCAGGTATGGTCAATTTTATTGATCGATGCATAATATTCTGAAAATGCAAATTAATGAATCTATGATGCAAGTTCAGGAAGCATGGATGATGCCATTTGCCTTCTGTACACGAGAAAAGAGGTGGTGTGAATTTGCAGAACCTGTTAATGGGGAATCTACACAGTTTCTTCAGGAATTTGCACGCAAGTATAACATGGTCATTATAAGCTCAATTCTTGAGAGGGATATAAATCATGGAGAGACTCTCTGGAATACTGCTGTTATAATTGGAAATCATGGCAACATAATAGGCAAGCACCGTAAGGTAAATGCAGTAGTTTATCTGGGTTTGGGTTTATGTTCCTtggaatttttattgattttgctTAAATGACTGGCTTCTGGCAGAACCATATTCCTAGAGTTGGGGACTTCAATGAGAGCACGTATTATATGGAAGGAAATACCGGGCATCCTGTATTTGAGACTGCTTATGGGAAGATTGCTGTTAATATATGTTATGGAAGGCACCATCCTTTGAATTGGCTAGCTTTTGGTTTGAATGGTGCTGAGATCGTTTTCAACCCATCAGCCACGGTCGGTGAACTTAGTGAACCGATGTGGCCCATTGAGGTTATTCTTTACCCCCATTTCATATAATACTTAACTATCTAAAGATTGGATGTGATACTGATTTAGTAGAGAGTCATTTATCTAATATTACAAGTGCAAATGACATTTTGATACAGTTGTTAGCATTATATCAGTTAATGCCTGCCTACCACTGAACTGTCTTCTACAAGGCGTTTGACATATTATTCCTTTATATTACAGGCACGTAACGCTGCAATAGCAAACAGTTATTTTGTTGGGTCAATCAATCGTGTAGGGACTGAGATTTTCCCCAACCCATTCACCTCAGGGGATGGAAAGCCACAACATCCAGATTTTGGCCATTTCTATGGATCTAGTCATTTTTCGGCACCTGATGCTTCCTGCACACCATCACTCTCCCGTTATAAGGATGGACTGATGATCTCAGATATGGATCTTAACCTCTGTAGGCAACTGAAAGACAAATGGGGGTTCCGAATGACTGCAAGATATGAGTTATATGCAGATACGCTTGCCAGTTATCTGAAACCAGACTTTGAACCCCAAGTCATCTCTGATCCCTTGTTACATAAGAAGTCTTCTTAAGTACCTGTCTTCTTAAGTTCCAGGTACTAATTGCAGCTCAATGTATGAAGCTGATAAATGGAGATGAAAATAGAAACTGTATTGATTTATCATATTGAATCATCCACAAGAACAAGTTCGTTGTGTTTGTGTTTGCAAGTATTTGTGCCCTTTTCTGTTAGCAATTTCTGATCACTCCACCAGCTTCCATTTTTATTAAGATGAAGAAAAAGGAATCTTGGTGTCTGCATTTggtgaaaaaatataaaatgaagtGGAATGAATGTTGACAAGCTCACCGACTCTCGTTTTCCCTCTTTTTTCTGTCTGtttctataaaaattttcaagtcTCATCATCTAAGCTTATccacaattaaaaaatatatacatacatatatatatctactactTAAACAGACTTTTCAAAGCCTATGAATAGGCTGTGAATGTCTCATTATGCATTTGAAGTGTTAAGCAAGTGGTGTGCGTGGAAGCAATAAACAAGTATATGCTTTCTTAAAGTTTTGGTAATATTGATCCCTTGGCatccaagtaattttttttttcttttcaatttagttcccCCTTTTAATTGTTCAAGCTATTATATATTTGCTTCTTCGATTGCTTTGTTAAGAAGTATCAAAGCTGGTTAATTAGCAGCACAAGACTATTACGGATGTCAACTAGCTTAATTATAGGGAGAAATTCAAATTTGTGATCCAAGATCACTTCTAAAGGAAGGTGGTGTTGATTTTGCAGTTTGGGGTTACAATTACTTTTTGAACTCGGACCAAACATAACTAAGGTAGCACAACAAAGTAATAAGTTCATAATGACAGAATTTGGTATACAAGCTAATGCAATTCAAAAGCTTAGTAGGAGCAATTACTACACATGGAGTctttaaataagttttatttgaaaagaaaagagtagGAGCAATTACAACACATGGAATCTTTAAATAAGTTTtatctgaaaagaaaagagtgGTGGAGTGTAGTTAGTggtgttagaattgtgtgacctgaattcttattaaaataaaatatagtagtaaaataaaataaaagtaaaatccatatagaactacatttcttttgttttattttaaaataatgtttttcaaccttaatacacttcatctatttgatattaattagaataatgtgtttcaactttaaatatatggttttgcaagcctataaatagacatagtctacttctcttgtattaattttaattcaacatagtgaattatcttctcctctgctcgtgattttttttccaaaagagTTTCTATGTAAAAATCTGtatgttctttttgttttttattgtcattatcgatgttctattttttaacaatttggtatcaaaattttcgggttgttcatctcaatcacggtaatggcatctttaaaatatgaaattttgctgttggatcacaacaccagattctcgttgtggcagataaagatgtaGATAGTTATTGCGCAAACAGACTTAGAGGATGCCCTACTATGGATAGATAaaatgccttcgacattaacggAGGAAGAGAAGAGACGTAaagatcgaaaggcgttaacacagttacatttGCATTTGTCTAACAAATTTTAcaagatgtgatgaaggagaagactattgctgcattatggaagagggtggaacaaatatgtatgttgaAAACTCTAACCAGCATGCTGCATATGAAGCatcgtctttatgctcatcgtttggaggaaggtgcgtctatgcacgaacacttaacagtgtttaaagaaattctctcaaacttggaggccataaAGGTTCAGTCtgataaggaagatctaaggttgattctactttattTGTTACccctgtcttattcaacctttagagacacgattttgtGTAGTCGCGAATCTCTCATAGTTGATGAGATGAAGTATCTTATGGTTAAACCTGGCTCTCAAGGAAAGAGTCTCATTGTTTGTGAGAGACAAAATcgaaatgttgatgatgattgtAGAAAGATACAGGAACGAAATCCTCATGGTAAATTTAAGGGAAGATtgaagtcttcaaatagaggtaaaact
It encodes the following:
- the LOC107928954 gene encoding beta-ureidopropionase, which codes for MEKTDGIGKENGSTEEKQSFKDGSICGYNSLHHLLSANLKPQIYQEVSRLLLGLNCGKTLETIVLPESAKALSSKHDFDLQAFKFSADQELLREPRVVRVGLIQNSIALPTTAPFSDQKNAIFEKLGPIIDAAGASGVNILCLQEAWMMPFAFCTREKRWCEFAEPVNGESTQFLQEFARKYNMVIISSILERDINHGETLWNTAVIIGNHGNIIGKHRKNHIPRVGDFNESTYYMEGNTGHPVFETAYGKIAVNICYGRHHPLNWLAFGLNGAEIVFNPSATVGELSEPMWPIEARNAAIANSYFVGSINRVGTEIFPNPFTSGDGKPQHPDFGHFYGSSHFSAPDASCTPSLSRYKDGLMISDMDLNLCRQLKDKWGFRMTARYELYADTLASYLKPDFEPQVISDPLLHKKSS